A genomic window from Streptomyces sp. NBC_01429 includes:
- the ssd gene encoding septum site-determining protein Ssd has protein sequence MAGSTTSDRSPAEERRAGPLIVTEDVELLDDLLRLCAAAGAEPEVHHSVPERKGSWEEAPMVLVGDDAAARCRGASRRRGVMLVGRDQDDPDVWRRAVEIGADCVLRLPDAESWLVDRIADAAEGVGRPALTVGVIGGRGGAGASTLACALAVTAAREGRRTMLIDGDPLGGGLDVLLGGEQTDGRRWPDFAASKGRVAGGALEESLPRLHQLRVLSWDRGDSVMVRPEAMRSVLAAARRRGGIVVVDLPRRVDEAVAEALAQLDVGLLVVPAELRAVAAAGRVASMVSMVLPDLRAVVRGPYAAGLDEQWIADALRLPLAGELPLEPGLSQAQDGGEPPGSRRRGPLAAFCTAFWEQALAGEESVPS, from the coding sequence ATGGCTGGATCCACGACATCCGATCGGTCGCCGGCGGAAGAGCGCCGGGCGGGACCGCTGATCGTCACCGAGGACGTGGAGCTGCTCGACGATCTGCTGCGGCTGTGCGCAGCGGCCGGCGCCGAGCCGGAGGTGCACCACTCCGTCCCGGAGCGGAAGGGCTCCTGGGAGGAAGCGCCGATGGTCCTCGTCGGGGACGACGCGGCGGCGCGCTGCCGCGGAGCCTCCCGCAGACGGGGCGTCATGCTCGTCGGCCGGGACCAGGACGACCCCGACGTGTGGCGACGGGCGGTGGAGATCGGCGCCGACTGCGTGCTGCGGCTGCCCGATGCGGAAAGCTGGCTGGTCGACCGGATCGCGGACGCCGCCGAGGGCGTGGGACGGCCGGCCCTGACCGTCGGCGTGATCGGCGGACGAGGCGGAGCCGGGGCCTCCACCCTGGCCTGTGCCCTGGCCGTCACCGCCGCGCGCGAGGGCCGGCGCACCATGCTCATCGACGGAGATCCGCTCGGTGGCGGGCTCGACGTGCTGCTCGGCGGCGAGCAGACGGACGGCAGACGCTGGCCTGATTTCGCCGCCTCCAAAGGACGAGTCGCGGGCGGGGCCCTGGAGGAGTCGCTGCCGCGTCTTCATCAACTACGCGTGCTCAGCTGGGATCGCGGGGATTCCGTGATGGTGCGGCCTGAGGCCATGAGGTCGGTGCTGGCCGCCGCCCGCAGGCGCGGCGGCATCGTGGTGGTGGATCTCCCGCGCCGGGTGGACGAGGCCGTGGCGGAGGCTCTCGCCCAGCTCGATGTGGGGCTTCTGGTGGTCCCCGCCGAGCTGCGCGCCGTCGCGGCGGCGGGGCGGGTGGCCTCGATGGTGAGCATGGTGCTCCCGGACCTGCGGGCGGTGGTGCGCGGGCCGTACGCCGCCGGACTCGACGAGCAGTGGATCGCCGACGCGCTGCGGCTCCCGCTCGCGGGCGAACTCCCACTGGAACCGGGCCTGTCGCAGGCCCAGGACGGCGGGGAGCCGCCGGGCTCCCGCAGGCGCGGGCCGCTGGCCGCGTTCTGCACGGCCTTCTGGGAGCAGGCGCTGGCGGGGGAAGAGAGCGTGCCCTCATGA
- a CDS encoding TadA family conjugal transfer-associated ATPase, which translates to MSVGAPAGGLLDAVRQRLAESGADPTPARVAAALRAQGRLLGDTEVLGAAEELRCELVGTGPLEPLLADPTVTDVLVSAPDRVWVDRGGGLQLTAVSFADAASVRRLAQRLAATAGRRLDDARPWVDARLPDGTRMHVVLPPVAVGCTCLSLRVVRPKAFSLAELTGAGTLPPGGERVLRALIEARLSFLISGGTGTGKTTLLSTLLGLVGPGERIVLAEDSAELRPDHPHVVRLEGRPANQEGAGLVTLRDLVRQALRMRPDRLVVGEVRGHEVTELLAALNTGHEGGSGTVHANAAADVPARLEALGTAAGLDRAALHSQLAAALSVVIHLVRDRNGLRRVAEVHVLERDAAGLVVPVPALRWDAGGFARERGWPRLLGLIGGAL; encoded by the coding sequence ATGAGCGTCGGCGCGCCGGCGGGCGGGCTGCTGGACGCCGTACGCCAGCGGCTCGCGGAGAGCGGCGCCGATCCCACACCCGCGAGGGTGGCGGCGGCGCTACGGGCTCAGGGAAGGCTCCTGGGCGACACGGAAGTGCTCGGCGCCGCGGAGGAGCTGCGGTGCGAGCTGGTGGGGACAGGGCCGCTGGAACCGCTGCTGGCCGACCCGACGGTGACGGACGTGCTGGTCTCCGCGCCCGACCGGGTCTGGGTGGACCGTGGCGGCGGCTTGCAGCTCACAGCGGTGTCCTTCGCGGACGCCGCCTCGGTGAGAAGGCTGGCGCAGCGACTCGCCGCCACGGCGGGACGCCGGCTCGACGACGCAAGACCCTGGGTGGACGCCCGGCTGCCCGACGGGACCCGGATGCACGTGGTGCTGCCGCCGGTGGCCGTCGGCTGTACATGTCTGTCGCTGCGGGTGGTGCGGCCCAAGGCGTTCTCGCTGGCCGAGCTGACCGGAGCGGGGACCCTGCCGCCCGGCGGGGAGCGGGTGCTGCGAGCGCTGATCGAGGCCAGGCTGTCCTTCTTGATCAGTGGCGGCACCGGCACCGGCAAGACCACGCTTCTCTCGACGCTGCTCGGCCTCGTCGGGCCGGGTGAACGGATCGTGCTGGCCGAGGACTCGGCCGAGTTGAGGCCCGACCATCCGCATGTGGTGCGGCTGGAGGGCCGGCCCGCCAACCAGGAGGGCGCGGGCCTGGTGACCCTGCGGGATCTGGTCAGACAGGCACTGCGGATGCGGCCGGACCGACTGGTCGTCGGCGAGGTCAGGGGACACGAGGTCACCGAACTCCTGGCCGCTCTGAACACGGGCCACGAAGGAGGCAGTGGGACGGTCCACGCCAACGCGGCGGCGGACGTGCCCGCGCGGCTGGAGGCCCTCGGCACGGCGGCTGGCCTCGACCGGGCCGCGCTGCACAGCCAGTTGGCGGCCGCTCTGTCGGTCGTCATCCATCTCGTGCGGGACAGAAACGGGCTCCGGCGGGTCGCCGAGGTGCATGTGCTGGAGCGGGACGCCGCGGGGCTGGTGGTGCCGGTACCCGCGCTGCGCTGGGACGCGGGGGGATTCGCGCGGGAGCGGGGCTGGCCGAGGCTGCTGGGACTGATCGGGGGCGCGCTGTGA
- a CDS encoding type II secretion system F family protein → MTAVVLAAVMCAGAAAWLMAGHERGLRRAGALFAGAGTAGAPPPGAPPWERWLWRARAWVLRLGREWWCLPPALLLALWGDSVLPLAGGALAVPLVGRRLRARELRRARERRADGVLALCGVAAAELRAGSQPVQALLTAAGPTGGLGRGEAAVLAAARFGGDVPGALRRAAHEPGADGLVGLAACWRVAVDSGAGLAAGLDRLETALRAEKDQREGLRAQLAGAWSTVVVLALLPVVGLLMGAALGADPLRVLLHTPAGLGCLAVGGLLEAAGLWWAARVVRSGEAP, encoded by the coding sequence ATGACGGCCGTGGTGCTCGCGGCGGTGATGTGCGCGGGGGCGGCGGCCTGGCTGATGGCCGGTCATGAGCGGGGACTGCGCAGGGCCGGGGCGCTGTTCGCCGGGGCCGGGACCGCGGGCGCGCCGCCGCCGGGAGCGCCTCCCTGGGAGCGCTGGCTGTGGCGAGCGCGTGCGTGGGTGCTGCGGCTGGGCCGGGAATGGTGGTGTCTGCCGCCCGCGCTGCTGCTCGCCCTGTGGGGTGACTCGGTGCTGCCGCTGGCCGGGGGAGCCCTGGCGGTGCCTCTGGTGGGGCGCCGGCTCAGGGCCCGGGAGCTGAGACGGGCGCGGGAGCGGCGCGCCGACGGGGTTCTCGCGCTGTGCGGGGTGGCGGCGGCGGAGCTGAGAGCCGGTTCCCAGCCCGTACAGGCCCTGCTGACCGCTGCCGGGCCCACGGGCGGGCTGGGACGCGGAGAGGCCGCGGTGCTGGCTGCCGCGCGGTTCGGCGGCGACGTGCCCGGTGCGCTGCGGCGGGCGGCACACGAACCGGGAGCGGACGGCCTGGTGGGGCTCGCGGCCTGCTGGCGGGTGGCTGTGGACAGCGGGGCGGGTCTCGCCGCGGGACTGGACCGTCTGGAGACCGCCCTCCGGGCGGAGAAGGACCAGCGGGAAGGACTGCGGGCCCAGTTGGCGGGCGCCTGGTCGACGGTGGTGGTCCTCGCGCTGCTGCCGGTGGTGGGGCTGCTGATGGGCGCGGCGCTGGGCGCCGATCCCTTGCGCGTCCTGCTGCACACCCCGGCCGGCCTGGGATGTCTGGCCGTCGGCGGGCTGCTGGAGGCCGCGGGCCTGTGGTGGGCGGCCCGGGTCGTACGGAGCGGGGAGGCGCCATGA
- a CDS encoding type II secretion system F family protein produces MSGEFAPRLWMLLPLLAAVCCLALAIAARRRERRVRGRLAALLNAGHGRAGPVPWTRARQWGVRWGPPLGVVITGWVLIGGVAGWAMGLAGAYVARRRLRTRRTDDPDRPRAAEAARQLPLAADLLAACLTAGAGPREAAEAVGESLGGPVGDRLARTAAELRLGGEPAEAWGRLGTVPGAAGLARCLERAGATGAPAAEPVSRLAEGLRAERSRAAVARAQRAQVLITAPVGLCFLPAFLAVGVAPVVIGLASALLTGD; encoded by the coding sequence ATGAGCGGAGAGTTCGCCCCCAGGCTGTGGATGCTTCTCCCGCTGCTCGCCGCCGTCTGCTGTCTGGCCCTCGCGATAGCGGCCCGGCGTCGCGAGCGCCGGGTGCGCGGACGGCTCGCGGCTCTGCTGAACGCCGGTCACGGGCGGGCGGGGCCCGTGCCATGGACGAGGGCGAGGCAGTGGGGGGTGCGCTGGGGGCCGCCCCTCGGCGTGGTGATCACCGGCTGGGTACTGATCGGCGGGGTCGCGGGCTGGGCCATGGGGCTTGCGGGCGCGTACGTGGCCCGCCGCCGGCTGCGCACCCGAAGGACGGACGATCCCGACCGGCCCCGGGCCGCCGAGGCGGCGCGGCAGCTCCCGCTCGCCGCCGATCTGCTGGCCGCCTGCCTCACCGCGGGCGCCGGCCCGCGCGAGGCGGCGGAGGCGGTCGGCGAGTCCCTGGGCGGCCCCGTCGGCGACCGGCTGGCCCGTACGGCGGCCGAGCTGCGCCTCGGCGGTGAACCGGCCGAGGCGTGGGGGCGGCTCGGCACCGTACCGGGAGCGGCGGGGCTGGCCCGCTGTCTGGAACGGGCCGGTGCCACGGGGGCGCCGGCGGCCGAGCCGGTGTCCCGGCTGGCCGAGGGCCTGAGAGCGGAGCGCTCCCGGGCCGCCGTCGCCAGGGCCCAGCGCGCCCAGGTGCTGATCACCGCGCCGGTGGGGCTGTGCTTCCTTCCCGCCTTTCTGGCGGTGGGCGTGGCGCCCGTGGTCATCGGCCTGGCGAGCGCGCTGCTGACCGGCGATTGA
- a CDS encoding DUF4244 domain-containing protein encodes MRMCVRMWRKTRRARRAWARRFGADTGMTTSEYAVGTIAACAFAAVLYKVVTSGPVSGALQSLIGKALDAQF; translated from the coding sequence ATGCGGATGTGCGTGCGGATGTGGAGGAAGACGCGACGAGCGCGCCGGGCATGGGCGCGCCGGTTCGGTGCCGATACGGGAATGACTACTTCCGAGTACGCGGTCGGGACGATCGCCGCCTGTGCCTTCGCGGCGGTGCTGTACAAGGTGGTGACGAGCGGTCCCGTGTCCGGAGCATTGCAGTCGCTCATCGGGAAGGCGCTCGATGCGCAGTTCTGA
- a CDS encoding TadE family type IV pilus minor pilin, translating to MRSSEHGRASADAEGPGLSAVGRAGRRGDRGSVTAEAAVAVPALVVFTMALVWALTAASAQIQCVDAARAGARAVARSEPEAAAMAVARSAAPAGARVTLGRTGGLWRVRVEAPTPGPGALALTLTAQAVASAEDAPDALGAGAEGPAVGVAP from the coding sequence ATGCGCAGTTCTGAGCACGGAAGGGCGAGTGCCGATGCCGAGGGGCCGGGCCTCTCGGCCGTGGGACGCGCCGGCCGCCGGGGCGACCGGGGGTCGGTGACGGCGGAGGCGGCCGTGGCGGTGCCGGCGCTGGTGGTGTTCACCATGGCCCTGGTCTGGGCGCTGACGGCGGCCTCCGCGCAGATCCAGTGCGTGGACGCGGCGCGTGCGGGGGCCCGTGCGGTGGCCAGGTCGGAGCCGGAGGCCGCCGCGATGGCCGTCGCCCGCTCGGCCGCCCCGGCGGGTGCCAGGGTCACTCTGGGGCGTACAGGCGGTCTGTGGCGGGTGCGGGTGGAAGCGCCGACGCCGGGGCCCGGGGCGCTGGCGTTGACGCTCACGGCCCAGGCCGTCGCGTCGGCGGAGGACGCTCCCGATGCCCTGGGGGCGGGAGCGGAAGGCCCGGCCGTGGGGGTGGCTCCATGA
- a CDS encoding Rv3654c family TadE-like protein — protein MTGSRAASRAGNTGDRGSATVWVAMAATTMCAVFAVVLAMGQAVAARHRAGAVADLAALAAADHALAGPAEACRRAAEVAAAQGGEVVRCALSGEISDVTARAAFGPYAPMVRARAGPPDPPGPLPPPRPPPPRPSASPPASPPRGPT, from the coding sequence ATGACCGGGAGCAGAGCCGCGAGCAGGGCTGGGAACACTGGGGACCGGGGGTCCGCGACGGTGTGGGTGGCCATGGCGGCGACCACGATGTGCGCGGTGTTCGCGGTGGTGCTCGCCATGGGACAGGCGGTCGCCGCCCGGCACCGGGCGGGCGCGGTGGCCGACCTGGCCGCGCTCGCGGCGGCGGACCACGCGCTCGCCGGACCGGCCGAGGCGTGCCGCCGGGCGGCGGAGGTGGCGGCCGCCCAGGGCGGTGAGGTGGTGCGGTGCGCCCTGAGCGGGGAGATCTCCGACGTCACGGCGCGCGCCGCCTTCGGGCCGTACGCGCCCATGGTCAGGGCCCGGGCGGGTCCACCGGACCCTCCAGGTCCGCTGCCGCCGCCTCGTCCACCGCCGCCTCGTCCTTCGGCTTCTCCACCGGCTTCGCCTCCTCGGGGGCCGACTTGA
- a CDS encoding DEAD/DEAH box helicase, which produces MAFNHLPAVMHDAFGPLSVTPVTDSVPMATNQRPGGRPESGGDSPSPRTILDRLATGAGRAARITHTEHLPPREGRHAVWPDRIRPEVINAIRLAGIDHPWTHQAQAAEHALDGESVVIATGTASGKSLAYLAPVLSTLLDGSEAANGRGTTALYLAPTKALAADQRRAVKALATPLGNGVRPAVYDGDTPVEEREWVRQYANYVLTNPDMLHRGILPSHPRWASFLRSLRYVVIDECHTYRGVFGSHVAQVLRRLRRVCARYGAEPVFLLASATAAEPARSAGRLTGLPVHEVADDASPRGELVFALWEPPLTDLHGEKGAPVRRSATAETADLLTDLTVQGVRTVAFVRSRRGAELVSVIAQERLAEVDRSLARRVAAYRGGYLPEERRALENALHSGELLGLAATTALELGIDVSGLGAVVIAGYPGTRASLWQQAGRAGRSGQGALAVLVARDDPLDTFLVHHPEALFRQPVESTVLDPDNPYVLAPHLCAAAAELPLTEADLTLFGPEAPGLLPQLEAAGLLRRRASGWYWTRRQRAADLADIRGEGGRPVQIVEAGTGRLLGTVDEAASHTAVHEGAVHLHQGRTYLVRQLDLTDSVALVEEAVPPYSTTARDTTAISVLETDTEVPWGEGRLCYGSVEVTNQVVSFLRRRLITGEVLGESKLDLPPRTLRTRAVWWTVTEDQLDAARVNPEQLGGALHAAEHASIGMLPLFATCDRWDIGGVSVPLHPDTLLPTVFVYDGHPGGAGFAERAFRTAREWLTATREAIASCECEAGCPSCVQSPKCGNGNEPLHKRGAVRLLTELLKSAPEEAKPVEKPKDEAAVDEAAAADLEGPVDPPGP; this is translated from the coding sequence TTGGCATTCAATCACTTACCAGCAGTCATGCACGACGCCTTCGGACCATTGTCCGTCACACCAGTGACAGACTCGGTGCCGATGGCAACGAATCAGCGCCCCGGTGGACGCCCGGAGAGCGGGGGCGACAGCCCCTCCCCCAGAACGATCCTGGACCGGCTCGCCACGGGGGCGGGCCGCGCTGCGCGCATCACCCATACGGAGCACCTGCCCCCGCGTGAGGGACGTCATGCGGTCTGGCCCGATCGCATCCGCCCGGAAGTGATCAACGCCATTCGGCTGGCCGGGATCGACCATCCGTGGACCCATCAGGCGCAGGCCGCCGAGCACGCCCTCGACGGCGAGTCCGTCGTCATCGCCACGGGGACCGCGTCCGGCAAGTCCCTGGCCTACCTGGCGCCCGTGCTCTCCACCCTCCTCGACGGCTCGGAGGCCGCCAACGGCCGGGGTACGACCGCGCTCTACCTGGCCCCGACGAAGGCCCTCGCCGCCGACCAGCGCCGCGCCGTCAAAGCGCTCGCGACGCCACTGGGCAACGGCGTGCGCCCCGCCGTCTACGACGGGGACACCCCCGTCGAGGAACGCGAGTGGGTCCGCCAGTACGCCAACTACGTACTCACCAACCCCGACATGCTCCACCGGGGCATCCTGCCGTCCCACCCCCGCTGGGCCTCCTTCCTGCGCTCGCTGCGCTATGTCGTCATCGACGAGTGCCACACCTACCGGGGCGTCTTCGGCTCCCACGTGGCACAGGTGCTGCGGCGGCTGCGCCGCGTCTGCGCGCGGTACGGGGCGGAGCCGGTCTTCCTGCTCGCCTCGGCCACCGCCGCCGAGCCCGCCCGGTCCGCGGGCCGGCTCACCGGTCTGCCCGTCCACGAGGTCGCCGACGACGCCTCCCCCCGGGGCGAACTGGTGTTCGCGCTCTGGGAGCCGCCCCTCACCGACCTGCACGGGGAGAAGGGCGCCCCCGTCCGCCGCAGCGCCACCGCCGAGACCGCCGACCTCCTCACCGACCTGACCGTCCAGGGCGTCCGTACCGTCGCCTTCGTACGCTCCCGGCGCGGCGCCGAACTCGTCTCGGTCATCGCCCAGGAGCGCCTGGCCGAGGTCGACCGCTCACTGGCCCGCCGGGTCGCCGCCTATCGCGGCGGCTATCTTCCCGAGGAGCGCCGCGCCCTGGAGAACGCCCTGCACTCCGGCGAGCTGCTCGGCCTGGCCGCCACCACCGCCCTGGAGCTGGGCATCGACGTCTCGGGTCTGGGCGCCGTCGTCATCGCGGGCTACCCGGGCACCCGCGCCTCACTGTGGCAGCAGGCCGGCCGGGCGGGCCGCTCGGGCCAGGGCGCGCTGGCCGTCCTGGTCGCGCGGGACGACCCGCTGGACACCTTCCTCGTCCACCACCCCGAGGCGCTGTTCCGTCAGCCCGTCGAGTCGACCGTCCTCGATCCCGACAACCCCTATGTGCTCGCCCCCCATCTGTGTGCCGCCGCCGCCGAACTTCCGCTCACCGAGGCCGATCTGACGCTCTTCGGCCCAGAGGCCCCCGGCCTCCTCCCGCAACTGGAGGCGGCGGGGCTGCTGCGGCGCCGCGCCTCCGGCTGGTACTGGACCCGCCGTCAGCGGGCCGCCGACCTCGCCGACATCCGGGGCGAGGGCGGCCGTCCCGTCCAGATCGTCGAGGCGGGTACGGGCCGGCTGCTGGGCACCGTCGACGAAGCCGCCTCCCACACCGCCGTCCACGAAGGCGCCGTCCACCTCCACCAGGGCCGTACCTACCTGGTGAGGCAGCTGGATCTCACCGACTCGGTCGCCCTCGTGGAAGAGGCGGTCCCGCCGTACTCCACCACCGCCCGCGACACCACCGCCATCTCCGTCCTCGAAACCGACACCGAGGTCCCGTGGGGCGAGGGCCGTCTCTGCTACGGCTCCGTCGAAGTCACCAACCAGGTCGTCTCCTTCCTGCGCCGCAGGCTCATCACCGGCGAAGTGCTCGGCGAGAGCAAACTGGATCTGCCGCCACGGACCCTGCGCACCCGGGCCGTGTGGTGGACGGTCACCGAGGACCAGCTCGACGCGGCCCGGGTCAACCCCGAGCAGCTGGGCGGCGCGCTGCACGCCGCCGAGCACGCCTCCATCGGGATGCTGCCCCTCTTCGCCACCTGCGACCGCTGGGACATCGGGGGCGTCTCCGTGCCCCTGCATCCCGACACGCTGCTGCCGACGGTCTTCGTGTACGACGGCCACCCGGGCGGCGCGGGCTTCGCCGAGCGGGCCTTCCGGACAGCCCGTGAGTGGCTCACCGCCACCCGCGAGGCCATCGCCTCCTGCGAGTGCGAGGCGGGCTGTCCCTCCTGCGTCCAGTCGCCCAAGTGCGGCAACGGCAACGAACCCCTGCACAAACGCGGTGCCGTGCGCCTGCTGACCGAGCTGCTCAAGTCGGCCCCCGAGGAGGCGAAGCCGGTGGAGAAGCCGAAGGACGAGGCGGCGGTGGACGAGGCGGCGGCAGCGGACCTGGAGGGTCCGGTGGACCCGCCCGGGCCCTGA
- a CDS encoding STAS domain-containing protein, producing MDLSLSTRNVSGPGGDRTVVEVGGEIDVYTAPKLREQLVELVNDGSYHLVVDMEGVDFLDSTGLGVLVGGLKRVRAHEGSLRLVCNQERILKIFRITGLTKVFPIHNSVDEAVNATD from the coding sequence GTGGACCTGTCCCTGTCGACTCGCAATGTGTCCGGCCCTGGTGGCGACCGTACGGTCGTCGAGGTCGGTGGCGAGATTGATGTGTATACCGCGCCCAAGCTGCGCGAGCAGTTGGTCGAGTTGGTGAACGACGGCAGCTACCACCTGGTAGTGGACATGGAGGGCGTGGACTTCCTGGACTCGACCGGTCTGGGCGTGCTCGTGGGCGGACTGAAGCGTGTGCGTGCCCATGAGGGCTCGCTGCGTCTGGTCTGCAACCAGGAGCGCATTCTCAAGATCTTCCGGATCACCGGTCTGACCAAGGTGTTCCCGATCCACAACTCGGTCGACGAGGCCGTGAACGCCACCGACTGA
- a CDS encoding ATP-binding protein, whose protein sequence is MATVELRFSAQPEHVRTARLVAAAVARRAGVDEAVLDEVRLAVGEACSRAVGLHRGHGITAPVRVVLTEEEKVFSIEVGDGVSGSGGGAGESSGGDGASSDGLHESDAEGEDEMGLAVISGLVDDVEVTSDADGGVIRMSWPTTPAVTLP, encoded by the coding sequence ATGGCCACCGTTGAACTCCGCTTCAGCGCCCAGCCCGAACACGTCAGGACGGCCCGTCTGGTGGCCGCTGCCGTGGCTCGTCGGGCGGGCGTCGATGAGGCTGTGTTGGACGAGGTCAGACTCGCCGTCGGTGAGGCGTGCAGCCGAGCTGTCGGGCTGCACCGGGGGCATGGCATCACCGCCCCGGTGCGGGTCGTCCTGACCGAGGAGGAGAAGGTTTTCTCCATCGAGGTCGGCGACGGGGTGTCCGGCTCGGGCGGCGGCGCCGGGGAATCGTCCGGTGGCGACGGAGCCTCGTCGGACGGCCTCCACGAGAGTGACGCGGAGGGCGAGGACGAGATGGGCCTCGCGGTCATCAGCGGCCTCGTCGACGATGTGGAAGTCACCTCCGATGCCGACGGTGGCGTCATCCGGATGAGCTGGCCCACCACGCCGGCCGTCACGCTCCCCTGA